The region CTTTCATACCTCCAGGCTACATTTCCCCTTGCCTAGAAAACAATACGTAAGTAGGTACACAGTTCTATTCAGTTCACAATTATGACAGTTCTCCCGTTGAACTGAATCTGGGTCTGAACCTCAACATTCAAAGATCAGATTTCATCTATCTGATCTCCATAATCAGATAGGGATACACCTACTTCGACCAATGAATTTTtcagtatttattaaaataatgtgcCCATACCTGGCAGCCTGATGGCCCTCCTTGCCGAAGATCCCGAAGCCGACGTGCGCCGCCTGAATCATAGAGATGTCGTTGGCTCCGTCACCGATCGCCGCTGTGATCGGTCGACCAGGACTATTCTTTATTAATTTTACTATCTAGAACAAGTTCATCAAATTAACGATTGTatctatatattatgtatatttatcaTACATTGACCAGGCCGATGCTTAGTTTCTTATAAAATTTATAGCGAACTGCCGAGCAGTCATGATTCTCAACAGTAAGAAAGTGGCTTATAAGAGGAATTTGGCAATGTACGTAGTCttaaagggtcaaacagatcactgtgttatgtctttcctgtagacatacacaagagttaagggctataaaggttaattttcttatttaacccttatccacgtgaaaaggtcctcctcttatttaaagaactatgataaaatcattacttacatgcccacaagctgttaactattgcccacaggagagaaaactagtgtgttatcgcgaacagtacatttttgtctcctgtgggcaatagttaacagcttgtgggcatgtaagcaatgattttatcatagttctctaaataaaaggaggaccttttcacgtggataagggttaaataagaaaattaacctttatagcccttaactcttgtgtatgtctacagaaaagacataacacagtgatctgtttgaccctaaaAGAAGACCAAAAGACAGACCTTCCTATCGTAGTAAATGTCACCATCCTATAgaaaaagtattatttataaaaatccaCCCAAAATCTCTAATAATGATCTTTTAAGTTAAATGTCCCAGTGTTCCACATGCTAAttcccaatagatgacacctccATTACTAATGATGTAAGTTTAAAGATAACATGTACTGGCACTCGAACGTCTACCTTAGAATAGGCACATACCTTCGCTTTTTGTATCGGTGATATTCTGCAACACAGTACGGCATTACACTTCATCGCAAGTTCGACAAAATCTGCTTCTACTGACTTCTCCAGAATCTGGTTGATACTGGCTCCATCTACAACCAAGGCCAGTGATTGACCCTCGTCTGCTATTCTTTTACATTCTTCTAAATGGGCTTTTATATCCGATTCTGCTTTCGCGCCTAAGATGAACATTTGCTTGGTATTTTCCGAAATGTAGGCACATGATTGTGCTACATTCAATGCTGTTTCTACCTAAAATTACGTACCAAAATTCTTTCTTCGTTATTTTTAAAATCATTCTGAATTCTAAGCTACTTATTGTCAAACATTGGGATTGAGTTAAGCAGCTCCTTACCAGCTCACCTTGTCTCCAGTAAGCACCCAAAACTTGATGCCAGCACTCCGCAGTGACGCTATTGTTTCAACAACATCATCCTGTAAAGAATCTTCTACTGCTGTTGCTCCAAGGAGGATCAGGTCACGCTCTAATATCCTGAACTGTTGAGTTATTTGTTCTAGCTCTTCAATACTTTTTACagtttgtttttttattgctgaaaaataaaataaaaatcgtaaaaTGAATTCCTCTCTCTGTACGTGTGATGTTGAACAcataaaagttgattcacccttaTAGACTTGTGAAAGAGTTTGAGGCTATTGCAGAATACATTTTTGTGACCTCTAAATTCAAAAATGTATTCTGCAATAGCCTCAAGCTCTTTCATAAGTCTATAAATCCTCGTGTCATCTGATTTTAATTTGGAGTAGTATTATACAGGACTGACTTTTCagttataatatacataagATACATACATTCACGAATTTCTTGATATTCCTCCTCATGTATCTCTCGGAATGCTACGGCCAGCGTCCGGAGCCCCTTAATAGCAAATGCATTAATATCATGGTTTATTTTATCAACCATTTCTTTATTTTGACAAAGCGGAAACACTGAGCTCTCTGCCCCTTTGCAGAATAGCCATATCTGAAAACAAGCATAATATCTTCAGAGAAATCTTGGATATTTCAGTTAGGACACTAAGGAGTTATATTCGATCGAAAATAAAGTTGAAGAAATATTTAGGACGTAATTTAGATTATCTTTGTATTTGTTGGAAAGGAGTTCCAAATATTACATACTTTATGTATACCTTTCCATTTTTATCTCTAAAAAGAACAGAGATTATGTTTCGTTCAGAGGTGAATTCAACCGATCCCAATTTCTCGTACACTTCAGTGTCTTCTTTAGTTTTCACGAAAACATTGTTTCCTTCTTCTCCAAGAAATGTTACACCAAATCTGTCCGCCGCTTCAACAAGAGCCTTCTCATCCGGACTGGTAGCCTGATACTGAACATTAGTCTTATAGATATTATTCATCATGTCCCTTGAAGATTTATTTAGAAACCCATGTCCATTTGGGATTGTACCATTTTTCACATATTTGGTTTGGTTTTTGGGTTGTTGTTTGCTTGACCCCGAGAGCCATTGACTGAGTTTACGCATGTCTGCCGTGGAAGTCTGTGCAGTATGGCAGAGAGCGAGAATcaagaaaaataatttgataTCTGCCTGAAAGAAAAGTCGGTGGTTAACTTTGCAATAAACGATCTACTTTAAATACATGTCAGTCTCTTTAATAAGAAGTGGTCCTCACCGGTATAACATGTATtcgaacataattataattataagccTGACCTGCCCCGTATCCACCAGCTCTTCAATACTTATGTCGTATAGCAACTTTTTCCTCTCTTCGTACACATTTCCTTTTATAGAACAACCTTTGAAAGCCATTATGTTTTTTGTGAGCGTTCCCGTCTTGTCGGAGAAGAGTATCTCGATTTGTCCGAGTTCTTGGTTTAGATCGGAGGTGTTTGCAAGTGCTCTTAGACCAGTGTCTTTACAACGGAGTTCTTCATCCCATCCAATATATAAGGCACCTGAAGAGTAATTGGTTGAGAATAATTACCCATGTAttcttatctacataaaaacaGTTTCAAACTAAACTTACCAATAAACTTATACATCTCAATGGTAACGAAGAGCGACATTGGAATGATGTAGTAATACAACAACAAGAAAGAGAACACGTCTTGCATGACACCAGAAAATGGTTGCGGAAATGTGGCTCCCAATCCTAGATATAGATCTCTGGATTGTTGGTTAACGTCGATATATCTCTTGGCGATGTAAGAAACTGCAATCTGTAAGATTATTATGCCGATGAAAATGTAGAGGCATCGGTTGGTGGCGGATTCACAGGAGGCGAACTTGTTGCTGACGTATTTAGCATTCAGAGCCAATTTCGTTTCTTCCCCTGAAACACGCGGAAATTATTGATTCCCATATAGGTATTTGGTAATTTCTGTTTCACGTAAAGTGGACCAAAGTATTTGCTTCAATGCTGAACGGTTTACCCGCGAGAAATTAATTAGAGACCCATTTTACAGTCTTTGTAGTGACACATTTAAGACCATAACTGGTGCTTAGTTATCAGAACTTTCTGGTGAAAGCTTTTTTATTTCTTCTTTTTCTGACAGACGTTGCTACATTTGCAAAGTGGGTGAAATACAAAAAAAGTTCTCTTGTCCCGacatatactcgtatatcaCGTTTTTCTTTTTGAGTCTCGACTGTCTCGAGTACATAGAGATAAAATGTCTCCCGCCTTTACAGGCGTCTTACGGCTGCAGCGTAAAAATTAGGTGATGATTCTTTTAtctttgcgatgtctacaggaatGACGCGAATAGataagcataaagtaaaatgtgTATCAACTATGACTCAAGTTTGTTTTCGTTGTCAAATTAAGTGGGTTATTCTGTTTTAGCAAGGGTGTTCAGGTGgcatattttaataaatcaaaACAGTTCTCATTCCTTGCGTTGGCAATTAGCATCTAAATCAATTTACTTAAGTACTAAACCAACCTGTATAGACTGCACATCCTAGAGCCCACTCCGTGTTCAAGACTCTAGATCCTCGCATCATCAGCTTATCAGTTGAGAGCGGTAGACTGTCTGTCCCAGGGATTTCCAGCCTCCCGTAAAATGTGTACAGGTCTGCTATCGGATTCGGTATTTCTATGCGTAAACCTAGAGGTAAATTTTCTGTAAGAGAAGGAAAAAAGATTTAGAAATATGAAAACTCAGAGAAAAATTTGGGCGTTCCATCACAATCTTGATAATCTAAGTGTCTCCTACCATTATGACACCCAGAACACCTGACACTTTCTCAAATCAAATTAGAACCACTCTAACGCAActtttaaataagtaatttaaaGTGTCAAGGAATATCCTCAGATGGATAGAAGTTTTTTGTTTACCAGGAGTGCATCCCACAAGAGGTAGCGGGACCCTCAGCGTCTTCAGATTCGTATCCCCGTCCAGATTGGCCGTGGTCACGAAGCACTTGCCCTTGACTCCCTCAGAGCATAACAGAACCAAGTCTGCTGGGACTTCGGACCCCTCCTTCACGCGGACCAGAGTGCCGGGAGAGATGGCGGAGTTGCGAACCTCTTTAATCTTTCCTTCTCGAAGTACTTCCACTGCAATTAAAATTGGAAAAGAAGTGCATTGATTTTCGTACAcataataggtatttttatgaaaatattttaatttgtgttgtTTCAAGTAGGAAAACTACTATAAATTATCTCTATaaacagaaataaatataatataggcACTTTGGCCGTTTAGTCAGAAGGCGCCGTAGCTTAGGAGATTGCATATAGGTACTTGTGAAAATTCGATCCATGTCACCGTGGTCCGGGTGGCCTTCTGTATCTGCCGCAaatgcagaggacgctggttccgtttgctttgttttattacagaagtaatgaatatttttttcccatcgtattttctcggaaacgttcgtatttgttatGCTACTTCAGTCGTCTCAGTACAACAAGTACTGACTttaaaaacttaatattttgGCTCACCCGTCTGGTTGTTGACACGGCCGTCGTTCCTGTGCCGCCGCCAGTCCTCGTAGGCAGTCTTAACCGCCGTAACCATCACCATGAAGGCGAGGGGCACGATACTTGTGAGTGGCGACACTGGGCTATCTGTAAAATGTTGTAAGTGGGTCAAATCAACACGAAAATATATTAAAGAGATACTTGCTGGTGAACCCCTACATCTAAATTGGCAAATATGCTGTCTAGTACATGTATGATTGAGGTTTCAAAAAGAATCTGGAGCTTGGACTCGACCCTAGTTTTTATACTAAGTAAGTATACCTGACCCCTCCCAACTCGTCATCTCCACACAGTTTTTGGGATAAGCACTTACCGATAGCCAAAGAGATGATGGTAACTATCACGAAGTAAACATGTATGACTCGACGGAACTGCTCAGCCAGGTTCTTAGGCACGAAAGTAAGCAGCGTGTATTGGGACGTTTTGATTTCGTTGTGTCGTCTACCAGGTGTTGTCGCGCCGACTGCGATAAGACGGGTTTTTGCTGTGGCATCTTCTTTCTTAGCCTGAACAACGAAATAGAAAAACTATAAACTCTGACTAGAGCTCAAAAGCGATACCACGTGTATTGTGCTGCGAGGCCTGCGAGCGACTCAACTGTAACGCGCAGCTTGAAAACGTTCAACGTTCGTTGGTATTCTTTAGTCAACACCCGGCAATCTGTCGTGGCTATTAAATGTGTAAAGTCCAGCTATGTATTTACTAAAAGCAACTACCAAACAACGTCATGCTCTACGAAGTCTACGACATTAGCGAAATCTTTATAGACGGAAATAATATTtcaaaagaagaagaaaaacttACCTTACAGCCAAATAAGGTCCTGAACCACAAAAACCAGCGAGGCAGCCCACTAAAAACTGATTTCACCTCCATCGTCACTAAGTCATGCGTATACCCAGGGAAGCATGTTTAAAACATGTACATGCACGCTGCAAACTAACTTTAACAATCCGATATATAAATCCCTTATCAATAACTTGTCTTGTCGCAATCGTGGCGTGTTCATCTCATTGTTAGGTACTTAAAGTACAGCTGATAATTCATAAATCTTATTACAAAGACGTAAGGTCTAACTCTGCTCAGTTGAGAGTATTGATGTCATTCGATTCATGAAAATACCTCTCATGCGGCGCCTTTCAATTTACGCCGTGGTTTGTTATCGCGTTATCGGGGTTTTCCAAACGTTTGTGTTGCATCTCTTCCCTTTATACGGCAAACGAAATGACGCACCCACATTACATTAAAAAGTGCCGATTTAAAATAGACCATGTACCTCCCCCctaacttacttacttacctaccttAATATAACATCCCCTTTAGATTTACCCTtaaaatatggccatgtgatcgtctagctagtagttaggaccccttgaagtgaaccgcagcaacctcaaattctttaatgagtatcagctaaattttggactctgactttatttattattacctagattttgagaacagatatttatggtaataaatataattatttatggaagtaagaaataacctaaagaaaattattcagagaaatagaaaattattcagaatttattagtgcaacgTAAATGGTGGTGTAAATTTACTatgatgtatttaagtattgcagcatatatgatgatataaaatatataaaaatgttgttggtaaaatcctgccacacctattaagcttccgggataacatagaagcagcactcctgagataagctcttttacaccctagcatttcaaggttaattataattaactatcatcttctaaacgatgtgtgatttaatcacacgtgctgctccgtacgcccgatgcaggtctggaagctcttagtccgatttgcaagtattaatcggaacacctaccctaccagtttagccagacgggctatgaccaacacttcgtaacctaaacgcacctagatgatgatgaaaagaagtgtcaaagtatccatcaatcatcataattacttatcttttttatattcaaaagctagggatgctaatcccatagtcccattccccaaagctgataatctagacagaattcctagttctctagatgtataaacgaagcaccgagtttatttgttaactattatgtttagtagaggtcgaaattgagtattcactcaatatatgctttgtactgctcttgcctgacaaaggttccctaaagcaaaccgttcttcaatcccagaatagtctgcattcctaaatccagattgataattaagagatcatgttgtaaatacctgattttattactcagtacctcgttcctacaccagacaaccagaaatgaaaagtagaaataaaattttatagaagCATTAATTCTTTCCccatataaattagaaattaggAAGATTTAGGCAGTTGAACCTTTACCTTTTAAACACGCATATTTTAGGataaagaaaccatatttttaaacccttaaagagaaatatatatcaaccatatcaattgtatagatcagaactaaaaaaagaaccctaataaacaataaaatgagtgtgtgattctaccctaactctacccattgtccctaatctagtacattcaaagcatagttcgttcttaccatcgacctaatgctttgtaatatacgcaagtgtggtccctacgagaagctgtaaagttcggcaggcgaaaccgagaaggcaacctacaggccagtgtatttgactccctccttatcgcccgcgggcatggtggataagaataagtcgccctattccgtgtatataagtggaccagtaccctagcacacacaTGCACCAATCACGAGGGAAACTCTGCCGcaacaaagactaagtgtaatatcagtcacgacagaagtctgtccccgcaaccagcactagcatgaaccggagcaccgaaatatataaataaatttaataggagacctagtctcaattactgtcgacttcagtgggcccagattactccggatgacgcgcacgtgacgtccccacatccatctaaacagctgggccttgagactagtgagataattcgtctcttatgttgatataaaagagacgccaagtcctctcaaacttggagcaatagactcctaaccatccaatcctttggcaccgttaggcggagtgaatgcttagctggacaaactgtcagtccaaacaatgatctggcttttaaaatagcaaaaataccccatagaaaaacactaaaataactaagttatcactaaattaaactaactcaacagaaaagtgaaattcccctaaacactgtcatctatatttaacgttacgagaatttcttcccgcaaaaccaaacacagacactattcctagccccggctatgcattgacattgtccctgcataacatgacggcacttagaacacacagcgtagagaaaacttcacaataactaaaaacccacacatggtagtaaagaatctccacaacagtctaaacttagcgttacgacgattaaaatccccgcaaaaccaagcacagacacaaattctaagtttaaattcactaggataattccaagtaaaaaacaaacacagaaaaagtcgcggagaaacttcacctccccgcactacgttacacccgaaaaccagagtcactgctagcccggtcgaagaatgaatgcctctcccaacgctccgcaccggccttttataccttttactatggcgactgaatggcgacataacggcgacataacggcgactgagcggcgactgagcggcgactgagcggcgactgagtggcgactgaatggcgactgagtggcgactgaatggcgactgagtggcgactgagtggcgactgaatggcgactgaatggcgactgagtggcgactgaatggcgacataacggcgactgaatggcgactgaacggcgactgaatggcgactgagtggcgactgaatggcgactgaatggcgactgagtggcgactgaatggcgacataacggcgactgaatggcgactgaaaggcgactgaatcaaaacaaacatactggcgactgagtggcgactgagtggcgactgagtggcgactgagtggcgactgaatggcgactgaatggcgactgagtggcgactgagtggcgactgaatggcgactgaatggctactgaatggcgacataacggcgactgaatggcgactgaatggcgacataacggcgactgaatggcgactgaacgactactgaatggcgacat is a window of Cydia splendana chromosome 1, ilCydSple1.2, whole genome shotgun sequence DNA encoding:
- the LOC134798458 gene encoding phospholipid-transporting ATPase IF-like, encoding FFYFVVQAKKEDATAKTRLIAVGATTPGRRHNEIKTSQYTLLTFVPKNLAEQFRRVIHVYFVIVTIISLAIDSPVSPLTSIVPLAFMVMVTAVKTAYEDWRRHRNDGRVNNQTVEVLREGKIKEVRNSAISPGTLVRVKEGSEVPADLVLLCSEGVKGKCFVTTANLDGDTNLKTLRVPLPLVGCTPENLPLGLRIEIPNPIADLYTFYGRLEIPGTDSLPLSTDKLMMRGSRVLNTEWALGCAVYTGEETKLALNAKYVSNKFASCESATNRCLYIFIGIIILQIAVSYIAKRYIDVNQQSRDLYLGLGATFPQPFSGVMQDVFSFLLLYYYIIPMSLFVTIEMYKFIGALYIGWDEELRCKDTGLRALANTSDLNQELGQIEILFSDKTGTLTKNIMAFKGCSIKGNVYEERKKLLYDISIEELVDTGQADIKLFFLILALCHTAQTSTADMRKLSQWLSGSSKQQPKNQTKYVKNGTIPNGHGFLNKSSRDMMNNIYKTNVQYQATSPDEKALVEAADRFGVTFLGEEGNNVFVKTKEDTEVYEKLGSVEFTSERNIISVLFRDKNGKIWLFCKGAESSVFPLCQNKEMVDKINHDINAFAIKGLRTLAVAFREIHEEEYQEIRESIKKQTVKSIEELEQITQQFRILERDLILLGATAVEDSLQDDVVETIASLRSAGIKFWVLTGDKVETALNVAQSCAYISENTKQMFILGAKAESDIKAHLEECKRIADEGQSLALVVDGASINQILEKSVEADFVELAMKCNAVLCCRISPIQKAKIVKLIKNSPGRPITAAIGDGANDISMIQAAHVGFGIFGKEGHQAARSADYAFTKFSMLKRILLVMGHWYYQRFATLIHYSFYKNLVLGNLMLFYQINCAFSTQSIYDSMYLTIYNLFTALPCMVLSVTEQRWPADLLLKSPMLYKSISKNSLMSWSRFSGWMLAAVYHSVVIYVAAALAVGDTAISADMKPVDLWSFGAVLYHLLVLIVNLKLWLQARYHTVALAASVVFSVLVYVACNTLYAAINVNIHGSILGTYTRLLASVTFWTLNCLVIVATLAPDYLYRYLSDRKGKRFESNSMENV